Below is a window of Xiphophorus maculatus strain JP 163 A chromosome 19, X_maculatus-5.0-male, whole genome shotgun sequence DNA.
ACCAAATTTTGCTAGACGGATCacttgtctcaaaaattatcgCGATAAACtattatattgttgtttttgaaaccattttcaagtaatataatggaatggcataaaaatgcaagaacacattcccaaagatcaataaactttaaattctgatgaacattgtaaaacaacagaaactacATCCAGGCAGTAATTAGCccaaatttttacattttgcaattaagatttttaaaaagcctttgtatgtaaatatgttttacccagaattcaccaaattcttcaaaaaacaaatctagtcttaaagacattttaatgtcCAATTACTAATTGTTTActcaagaaaaataatcaatagatcaGCTCCACACTGCACTGATTataagtcaagcagaaatgGCTGAGTTTCTCACGTGCTTTAGCTCCAGATACATCCTTCGCTACAAATGTTCAAGCATTCACTGAAGGaatgctgctgttttattttctgcaatgAGCTGGAATGTTTGCTTAATTGCattctttaatgtatttatattattgAATAAAAGAGGCTTAAGTAgttcaatgaaaaatctgtagaatgcaccattttttttatccaattaattgattgtcagaataattgatcaaatatatcatttttttatatgcataTATGTCCTTCCTCGTCTTTATCTTCCCGTGTAGACTCAGGCGCTACCGCATCCGGGCCGGCAGCACCGGCGACTCGGACCTCCTGTCATGCATCGCTCAGCTGATGCACGGCTCCCGCGGCTCCCCCCTCCACCACCGCTCCCCGGCGCAGCAAGGGGCCTCCAGGACGGGCGTGTGCAGCCTGACCAGCTCCCcgcatcaccaccaccaccaccaccactatCACCACCACCGCAGCTCCAGCGCCTCGCCGCGCAGCTCCTCCTCGCTGCAGCGCTCCGTTAGCTCCTCGCCATCCCGCCACGAGCACCGCGGCGGAGGGGGCGGGGGCTGCCTGGGCCGGAGCCACTCGCCGCCCAGCTTCTCGGGGTCGCCGCCTCCGCGTCGCTTCTACCTCCACCACCAGGAGACGTGTTGCAGTCGGCAGGCGCGCACGAGCCCACTCCACCTGTCCCGGGGAAAGGGCTGCAGCCGAGAGGGCAAGTGCTCCAGCAAGCTGAGCAGATAATTTCGCACCAGATTGTAACGCCATAGAAAAGGAGGTGAAGATTCCAGTGATGATAGGATAGACGTCAGTCGGAAAATAAGCCTGAGTCTTCCTGTTCAGTCAGTAAAATACCCAGTTCCCCTTCTGTATTATTAGTTCCAGACCTTCTCTTCCAAGCATTCCCCTCCTCCCGTGTTTGCACACAGGGTTTGTCTGACCTTTCAGATGTTTTGACTACTTGGTAACTTAAATATCAGCTTTCATTTCAATTTCACCTTTCAAATTGAGCCTTGCAGGTATAActagcaagaagaaaaaaaaggctgcaTCCGGATACTCGTTTCACTAAAGCTGTGTCTTTATCATGCTGCAGGCAGTAGTATAATATAGAACAATAGCTAAGTTGAGTCTGTAACTTTGACCTATCCTGTACATTGACATACACCAATCAGGCATAACATAACCACCCACAGGTGATGGGGCAACTCTGACTGAGTAGGATAGTAGTAGGGAGCAAGTGAATATTTTCTCCTCAAAGCTGAAAAACTGTGAGGATTTGTGTGAGTTTGACTAGAGCCAAGTTGTTCTGGGTCAGTATCTCTAAAGCTGCTTGTCTTTTAGGTCGATCCTTGTCTGCAGTGGTTGGCATCAATTAAAAGTGGTCCAAAGAGGGAGCAATAGTGGGTCGGCGAAGTTGATCGGTATAAGCTAACGCATCTGGGTGGATCTGTGGTCCGACCAAACAAATGAAATACTACAGCTCGATTGCTTAAGTAAATAGTGCCATTTCTAGTAGAAAAGTGTCACAACACGCAGCGCATCACAGTTTGTTGCACATGCGGCTACATGCACCACCCTCCTCAGCATGACTCTGATCCTCTTCCCCCCCTTCCCCTTCACTGCTGCACAACAATGGCCAGGTGAGCATCTGAACTGACCCAAAGCAATGAAATGACTTGGCCGTTCTGATTAACCACCTTTTCTTTTAGATCAAATGGAGAACGTGTGTAATCTGGGGAATATGTGCGATTTGAGCAGTTGCTCAaggtggcattaaaaaaaactggatggcaccagatttaaaaaaaaaaaacaacttctgtgCTGAATAAGTTTCTCTACTGCCTTAATGTGCAGTAAATGGGGAGTTGGCAACCCTTGCTTGCTGCAGAGGGAGGCTGAGTAAGGTGGTTTGTGGAGAACTTAACGGGATTTTATCGTGTCCTGGAATCTCAAACTTCCTccattttaattggttggagTTTAGCACAGGGTGCCATTCAGGCAAGAACTGCTGCTGCTTAGAAACACGTGCGACTAGGAAACCATGTTAAAGAAGGTAGCCCAGGAGAAGAAGTGTAATGCTTTTGATGTTTCGTTGGGTTTCGTCCCTTTCACCAGGCGGCTGTTGTATTATTGTAGACCATGCTGAACATCCTTTCGTGGAAGTGATGATCCCTAGCGGGTTTGGCTTCTTTTAGGAGGACAACGTGCCCTACGTCGGAACAAAATTGTTTCAGGAATGCTGTTAGGTTTTGACTTAGCATCTAACTCCTCCAGATCTCACTGGAATCGAGCCATTTTTGGATGTGCTGAAACATTATTGCAACTTACGGGACCTAGGAGGATGCTGGATACCCTACCACACTTTCTGGGGGTTTGGTGGAGTCCAAACCTTGATGGCTCAGAGCTGTTTGGCAGCTGATACCAACCCACTACCAGGCAGGTGGTTATAACGTTATGCCTGATTAGGTGTTAGTAGCAGTATAATCCTTcgctttttttttatgcacttgGGAATTACAGCATAGCTGATTCCAACTCAATGAAGAATTTGCCTCGGTTCTGCTTTTGGAGGCTGTACACAGGGTATTatagtatgttttttttactaagttAAGCTATACTTtgtctaaaattgtttttattgaggTATTTATTGTAAAGCTTCTTCAAACCTCCTTCCCCAGACGTGTGACCGTCACATTAGTTTTAAGTGTTTAATCAGAGGGATTGCTCAGTGGCCCTCTATACAATCAGCCGTGCAAAGTGCGTGACATCACGCACCGTTTTGTGCCTACTGTGATGCTGTGAGGTTAACTTAGGATCTTTAGGACAGGAATTAGtggatcatgttttttttttttttttcaagtggtCATGGTTGACGTAGGCTGAACAGCATAAGGTGTATTACTGGTGAGTAATGCATGGACACAGACGTTTCTCTCAGCATGTGCCTTGGCACTTTGGGCAGCTTAAAGATTTACTATCGTTTTTTGTAATTTGGGAATAAAAGGCCAAAAAGACTTGTGCCAGCACTTAAAAAGTTAAACCTTTACATTAATCTTCATTTCTATGACCAAGGTAGCAAAACGggcattttgtagtttttggaCAAAGTAGCTCTTACTATTGGGGGGAGGGACAGTTTTTAGGTTTCAGGGTTGATGTATATCTATGTGtcgctgtttttggctttgaaCAAAAGCAacctcaaaaaacaaacaaaaaaaaaccctctgatAATACAAAAAACCGAGGCCATATAAACATgcatttgacaaaacaaaacaatgcttTAAACCTCCATGTATCCTGCACTGAAGACCATTCCTGGCTGctgttttatcagttttatcTTATCTCCTCGCTACGCCTCCTTCTCCAGACCCTCCGCTTGGACGATACTGCTAACTTCAGCCTCCTTCAATTGCTACTCTTTGCATGCCGAGAAAACGCAGACACATATACCAGCTGCTGAGCAAAAGAGTCGCACAGCGCATTCCATCAAGTGGTATTCTTTTAACCCAATGAGAACATCATTACCTGAATAAGTCAACAGACTTAATTCCTTAGACCCTGTGTCTTTGTGCTTCTTGTCCTGATTTGGGTCAATTATGTTGCTGCTTACAGTGTCTTGGAAGAATACGAGCACATCTCCAAAAGTTGTACTCGAGTAAGAGCAGCActtcttcaaaaatatttttactcaagtagaagtAACACGTAGCCGTCCGAGAATTGGAGTGACTGAACATACACTTTCAAGCCTTACTACAAATTCTCAATTGAGCTTAGGGCTGGACattgactaggtcattctacCATGAATatgattagatttaaatagtCCATTGTAGTGTCCAGTCTTTTGCAACCTAATCCTTGTTTTCCCTTCTGGGCTGCTCTGGATTTAGTTTTATTAACCCACGATCAATGTCCTGCTAAAAAAAGAGTATCCGCACCATCACGATTCACCATGGGAATTGTGCTACAATGGCAGATGTCATCATATAGTGCATtacatttggattttatgtgattttatttggcctgcatttgtattcaaatatcatgttttgatatttattcTGATGCCGCTAAATAAGATCCAATGTGACTGTCGCTCTAAGCATTTGACAAACAGTAtgcatatttttgcaaggcactgtacatGATACTGTTTTTAGTAGTGCATTCCACTAATCTGATGCACAAAATGGAGGAGATTGTAGTCGCATGAGATCCTGTGTAATGGGATGCTGCTATACATAAGGACAAAGACAATAGTGATATTGCCAAATATTTTGATGCCTCGAGCTGATATGCAGCTCGTTCGCAGATGTGAAGTGGTCCTGCTTCTTTCGACTCGTGCAGATTAGTCTCACCGAGCAGCTCTGATGACTCATCCCGAAGGCGGACAGCGTTCAGTCAGAACAGCCTTAATGCCTCTTCCTTGCCCCTCTGTATATACAGCGAGGGATGACTGAGCCTTGTCTGTGCTGGAGATCGTTTCATCACTAGAGCAAAAACTGAGTATTCCTTTCTTCTCTCCTGTCCGTACGGGCTACCGTTCCTCTGAGatccaggaaaagaaaaaggggaaaaaagaaaacttttgtgTGCAAAACCACCCTGAAATGTACCTGTATTAcacaaattaaataagaaaaacttgGGGGGGAGCTGGTCAATCTCCGTGGCGTGTGTTTgtagtgatttttatttatttattttttattattttttacatccaATATGTGAACTGTCCCGTGTCGACTCGCAAACATCGACGTTCCCTCAGCTTTTAAAATTCATTACGCAGACTTTTAATAAATACCTGTAAGATattcaaagtcatatttaaattgaaaaaaacaacaacagtgttgtaaaaaaaacaataacatatgCTTCAATGAGAGGAAGGAACAGATGCTAAACAATGCTGCTGGTTTTCTATGATAATCAGATTTCTTcatggtttttattattaatgcatAGAAGTGGTGTGTGTAGTCGTAGTGTTAAGTGTTTCTGTCCAAGTTAGATTTCCTTTGTTCCCTTTTGAAAGTGACTCGCAGGTTGAAAGGTGCCATGTTGTTTGGTGTTAGTGGTTCCTTCTACACACAGACCAAAAGAACAAACTGATCTGTTCTGCTTTTCGTTTTCTTCTTCGAAAagtgagataaaataaaaacactgttcaTGCCACAACATTAGAATACTTGTCAATGACTTAGAAATGCTTgacttgaatttatttattgtgacattagcctgaactttattttaaattcaaaaatcatggatttaaaaaaacaattttttatatttttttgctgtagCATATGTCATTGTTTTGGAAATGTCACTGTACAGCTTCAATGAAGGAATGTAACAAGTGGGAGTTTTGCATTGTATATACCtgtaattatttatgtttgatattttatttgtatcatATAAATGCCTTGTACagtgtttctttaattttgtttttattttagaattattttgtattttatttttataaactggTTATGAATAAAATACTCATTCCGCATGCAGACAGATCTTGTTTAGGATTCTTGGCGCTACATGAAGAAATAATTTATACAACTCTGCTCATgctgtgtaaaatgtaaataaaaaccctTACAGTAAACCATTGGACCCTATGTTAAATTACAGTggtagttttgtgttttgttttttaatcacctATAAGTTAAAGAAATCTCAAAACACTTTACACAACAATCTTAACATATGCAATCACATTAAACTGTCCAGTCCAGTTCATCCTGTTATAGTTCAACCCAATGCAGTCAGattcacattcacacacagtTAAACAGTTCCATGCAAATATATAATACACCACAATCTGGATCAATAGACTGTGAAATTCGACTGAGCAGTATAAGGAAACAGATTGAATTGGACCTTTGTTTTGCAGCAGTACAACAAGCGAGAATTGCGCGACCCTGATCAGAACCAGGCCCGGGATGGaccaataatacatttttaaaaagtttaaaactaaaaacttgttgtttttttaaaaaacgaatGTAAACGTTTGGTATTTcattctgaaaaagaaaatgtataaaaaataaagtaaacttttacaaatatttttcgCTTCTATTCTTTCGTAAAATAATCATGTTTGActtctatttttgttatttttagggtTTTGCAGCCTTACGTGCAGTTCTTCTGTTGCTACCTAGAAACTACGGAAGCCCCAATCGAGCTTTGTTTAGCATATTAGGGCCTAAAGCATAGACATAGAAGTCTAGACGGTACACGAAGACACGAATCATACGTCAGTGTTGTCGCCATATTTTTAGTGATAgttttgtaaacaaacaaatatgcaAACGAATATACTTATGTAAATAATGAAAGCCTCGATGGTATCATTAATAATACCAAAtttcaaattaagaaaaaaaaatgtaatattattcaaataaattattaactaACACTATCTAAAAtagagaataaaaatgaatcgGGATTAATGTAACGAAACttctgtatttcttttattcgcaaaatcttgttttaattcagttattCCTCTCAAATATAAACTTGCCTGTCACAACATGGCGGCCCTACTCACGTATCACAACAAACCCAGTGCACCGTTTCCTCTCGTCGACGGCTGCCGAGCCTCCACTTTGACAGTACGCCTGCGCGCACGTCGACCCCGCCTCCTTCTTGTGTCCCTCAGCCGCGCAGCCCAGAATGGCGGCTCTTTTGGAATCTGTTTTGTTGCGGAAAGTGGACGTGGATAAGGTTGTTGACTGGCTGAAAAGCGTCCAGGTAGGTCTGAAACAGTTCATACCTGTATCGTAGCAACGCTGGCTTCGCTTATGTCCTAACACGGGGCGCCGTACGAGATGTCACAGCCCGCAAGTTAttgtaaacaaaacttttagCTGCGGAGCTAGCTAGTCTTTATAGCTGTGGTGCGGATAAGCCAGCCAAGATGTTCTCTTCCTCCATTTGCTTCAGAGAAACTCTTCACAGTAAAAACGAAGCGAACCCTTCCCGCTCCTCTCGGTATTGCTGTATTTACTTGTGAATAGGGGCAAGCAGGCAGGTAAACAAATGTTAGCTGGGGTATCGCGAGCTAGGTCAGGTAAAGTTGTTTACAGTTAGTTTCCTCTTTGTCTCTCGTCAACAGGAGGGTGAAACGCTGTCGTTCGGCGAACCTCAGCTGGCCGTCCAGAAACAAGAGTTTGTCCCTTTCCTCTTAAATTTCCTGCGAGAGCAGAGCGGCGACGCCCTGACTAATGGTCCTGCAACACCAGCCAAGACCCCCAGCCGCCCCAGACCCCCTGCACAGACTCAAGGCTGCTCTGACAAAACATCATGCAGGTCTGCAGGGAGTGGACTTGGATCTCGCAGTGCCAGTCGTGTGCAGCTGTTCTCTCCCGCTACCTCTGCGTCACCTGGAAATGAGTCGGATGCTGTTGGTCAGTCAGGACTAAGTGGAATCAGTGCCTTCAGCAGCCCTCCCTGGTCTACAGGGTGGAGTCCTGCCTCAAGGCCATCGGGCTCTGAGCGCAAGCATGCCCAGAAAGTTTGCCTCGGTGACTACATGGTTTCTCCCCCGGAGCTGCAGAGCAGCACCAGCTCCCAGCCACACAAAGGGCGCAAGAAGAGCACACCGGTCGGAGGGCAAACAAGACACGGAGGCGGGCCTGGAGGCCCTCAGAGCGATGAGGCTGGTGGGAGGCGATCAGCAAGAGGTGGCGGGCATGGCAGGATGAGCGAGCAGGTTTCACCTTCAACTCCAGCTCATCTCAACTTCAACAACTTGGAAGACTTCCCTCCAGTCGGGTCGTCTCCCGTTTCCTCCGGGTGAGTTAAACGCTTCTCCCGAAAACTTAAAACCATCATTTAGGTTTGAATATGTCTCATAGCTTCTGGTACCTTTCCAGGACGTCCAAGCCATCCAGAAGAATAAACCCGACGCCGGTCAGCGCAGACCGGCCTCACTCTAAACCAAAGACGTGTTTCACCTCCACGCCTCTCCAGACGGCTACCAGCCCTTCACTGGGAGTGGAGCCGCTTGAGGGATTGACAGCAGTAGGGAGTCCTATGAGCCTCAAAGAGGAGAGAGAATTACTCAAAAGGGAAAAGTAAGCTCACGAGTGTAGTAGTGGTTTTCAAATGCAAAAGATAAAGTAGGTGTGTTTTGTTACTTTGACATCTGACCATCCTATTGTAGTAGTACTTCAAAAGTTGGCACACCATGTGAACATTGTCCTAGTTTGTCTTATTATAACTGCagacttctgtttttattagtattttatattcatatttattcaaccacattttgctgcttttgtatCCAACTCTGAAGGTTTGTCTAAGCATTTTTATCAATTCCAAAATACTTGTGGgcctaaaacaaaaagaattttttaaaactaaaatcaccaaaaatgaACTAAACTGAACAtgaactgttttaattttaaaaattctgatttttttttttttttttgtaggaacGGAATCATAGGTGCAAAACTTCAAATgggttttgcacatttttttgctGGTTAAATGAAAGGCATCCAGTTTGCttattatttggaaaaatattttttctgttctcgGCAATAAAAACGGGATATAGTTCagtcttcatttgaaaacactttCTACATTTAGTCAACTTTTATTACAGTAATTAAAAGCAGACTTGTTTTCACCAAGGCGCACCTTAGAGCGTAAGTCAATGTGTAGACAACGTGCTTTTTAATCTGCCatgaaaatagaagaaaaccagaaagCTTGGAAAAGATGATCAGATGTTTCATCTGACATTTTTTATGATGTCAACACAAACTTGTGAAGTCTTTGCAGAATATTTGGTGAagtctgacttttttccccacCGCATTTAACTTATAGAAAACAAATGCGCTgcacattttcttacattttttttgattAGATGTTAAGAGAAACTTGCATCTTTTTCCATCCACATCCATTTCATTAGTCTATAACATAGAATCttaaaagaatacaaaatttGTGGTTGCAGCATGACAAAACCTGAAGAAGTTCAAGCTGTAGCCATTGTATTTATTAGTTATGACTCGTTAAATgccattttgttaaaatgtttctgtttgtaggACAAAGCTTGCCCAGCAGGccgcctccctccctccctcctctctggATCCCTGTACTCCTACCAAGACAGGAACTGGGGCAGAATCCAAAGTGACCCCCGACCCCCAGATGACGAGTCCTGAACCATCCAAAGTCACCTTCTCCTCAGACCTAGATGTTTTGGCTGAGCTGTACTGCACCTGCATTTCAGGTAAATGACCACAGGATGGTGGTAACGACCTAAGCATTCGAATTGGTCCTGCTGGAAAAAATTTTCcgcattatttattattaagcaTTATACTGGTGTTTTCAAAGGAAAAGTAGCTTAACTGATTAAAAGGAATTAAAGTAAGTTGGCAAATGTTAAGAATTCTgttatgaaaaataaagcaaatagaagtttttaaatgtttctttttttttttatgccctCACAGAAAACCTGGTGCCAAACCTTTTCCTGGAGCTTTTCTTTGTGATGCAGTTGTTAACATCCCGGTCTCTTCACACACATAACGATGAAGATCAGTTGAGTTTGTGTTCGGTAAATTCAGGTGAGAACTAGACCTGTTGACACAGAGATGAACCAAATGTTGAATctttgaaaaattattaaacaattactaaaattgtttttctgttgttgttttttttgaagATGTCTTGGAAAGATGCTACCTGAGACAAGTACACAATTGTGTGTACTTTGCGGTGAAAGTTTTGGAAAATCAGTTTCAgtgagtgtttgtttttgtctttcaatgTGTTATTATCTACTTTAGCCTTTACATCAAGCATATCTATCTAGTCTGATTCACGTCTAAATACGGAGCTTTTAAatgtttgggggttttttccatttcatttccaCAGGTTGGTCGCTCATTTGGACAAATGCACCTTACGCCTACTGGCAGAGAACGAACGGGTCGCCTCTTTCTCTCCAGATCTTAAAGACCGCCTCTCTCAGGCTCAGAGCAAAAGCACAGCCAAGGTAGGGCATGTACTGAACAGCTGCTGGGTGTGGTCATATTAAATTGCATCCTTAAGATTCGGCGCTGTTGCACCCATGCATAAAAAATACGAACGGGACTCTTTCTgttgtataaatatattttccattcAGGACCGTATTTATAAAGTGTTGGGATTCTGATCCTGTGCTTAAGACAAGCAGATTTCCAAGCCTAATACAAGGggagaaaaggagagagaatattgaaagaaaatacaattgTTTTGAGGAATGGTCTTAGAGTGAAATATGTCCAACGAGCATATCTCAAAGCTGAAGATTTTAATGATGTCATACTTTATGTGTCTATTCCAGCTCTCTCCTTCAGTGTCAACTTTTATCCACTCAGTCCCGTTCCAGCCTGCTACTGACAATCGTTCCAATTTCGGAAGCGACAAGGCTTTCCACACCTTTAAGAAACAGAGGTACATcccagcttttttaaaaaaaataaataaatacattttgtaagcTCAGTTTAAAATGTCCAGACTCTGTAGATCCAAcagcattttttctttcctctcagaGATATTTTTTATGAAGTGCTTCGAGAATGGGAGGACCTTCACAAGGAGCCGGGCTGGAACTTTGATGCCGCACTTGGAACCAAAATCAGGCAAGTGCAGTCAATTGTTGGGTTGTTTATGATCTTTCAGTGAATCAAATCTAATTATTATGAATgtcttcatctgttttttttttttttctggtcccTGTTACCAGTAAGGTATTTGCAAATGTAGACAAATATCTTCTATATACGTCAAAACTCCTTAGatttaaaatccaataaaataacACTCTGCATTTCATCGTTATTACATCCAACTAAACTTTGCACACTAATGATATTCTGAATACACTTGTATCTCTCTTTCTAAGTGCTAAGCTAACGACTATAGCATGCTTACTCTCGGTCTTGATCAGACTCGTTGATGATTCGGCTCAGAACATACTTCACCAAATTGTGGCTAGCCTTTAATACAATTTTGTAAGCCATACACATGAAAAAAGctgttatattttaaatttatctgCACAACTCGCAGAAAATCAGACCGTGTAGCAGATACCTGTACCAGGACTTGAGTTTAGTCCACAATCGTGCCGTAAATGGACCGTCACTACTAATCAGGCTTTAAAAATCGCATTCCATGGTAACGatgtctcttcttcttcttcagaggaaTGATGGGCCAACTGACTTCTGCCGGAAATCACTCTCACTTTGCCCGtctgtttttgaaacagcttgtTCAGGTAGACCAGTGCCTcattaaaacttcaacatttttagtTGTCTTCCACCTCATCTTTTTTCTAGCTTACTTTCTACAACAGCACTAAGCTCTTAAATCTGGCCCTGTCACAGATGTGTAAAGGCCCCCGAACGAGCACGCTGTCAGTAGATACAACCGACGCTGACCTGCTGGGCATGCTGGGAGCTGATAGCCTGGGTCGTCTCAAGCGTCTGGAGGAGCGTCTCATTCAGCCTCACAGAGTTGTCGGCCCCTGTCCTCCTCCGTCCTTTCCTGGTCACCAGGAGTTCTTCAGGGACTTCATACAGACAGCCAGCTGGTGAGGAAGCAAACACCACCGTCTcttaatttcacattaaaaggCAACTCCAAGAGGATTAGGCCTGTATGGAATAATGggtgaatgaataaaaaaaaaaagaaaaacacgtATGAGAAATCACAATACTTTACagatcaaatattaaataaacgtAGAAAAATTTGACTAAGataatgaaataatgtttttttgtttttttttctaaatttgcaagattttttttccctaattgTCTGTCTTGGCTCTCAGCTGCCAGATGAACCAGCACCTGCAGGATAGCCTGTGCCAGCAGCTCCTCCATCTGGATGAGGTGTCCATCCTGCGTCCTTCTGCGTCCGTtggggagggagaggaggaagaggatggcGATATGGAGCAACAGGTATTCCATTTATGAGCTTTCTCTACAAACACGTAGTAGCTTTTTGCAGAATGTTTCCACTCTGTACTTGGCTCTCTTTTCAGGATGAGAAGCAGCGGTTTTCCTCTGTGCTGCTCCTCGCTCGTCTTCTGGCAAAGTTCCTGGGGTTCATCTCCTTTCTCCCGTACCAAACATCAGAGAGACCCTCCAGAGAAATACAGGAAGCATCTGTAGCCCTACGCAGCAAGGTCATAAAAATCATGCCTGTAATTTTCAATTAAAAGCCAACATtaatgagactttttttttgttttccttcgtTAGGTAGTTTTAActcaaatgtttacattttgttttctgttgctatGGATTTCAGAAACAATGAACATGTTTTCCCTCCACAGAGTGTTCAGGTGCTGGACGTTTGTGCTGTCTTGAGTAACAGCGTGAGGAGGCGGCGCACCATTTTGACCGTGCCCTGGATGGTGGAGTTCCTCTCCATGTTGGACTTCATCGGACCTTTGCTTCTCTGCTACAGGGTGGCTCTGGGGACATTGCTTCTGCTGTACAGGTCGGATTCTCCTCATTTTTAAGTGGCTTTATAGACCAATTAAAAGGATATCCTCAATAAAAATTGACTGTTAAAGTTTTTTGACTGTTAAAGTACGGATCtacagtgattttattttttttaaatataaatttgagttttaagtctttactccttttttcaatatttgcggaaaaataatcagaatttctGAAAATAGTGAGTTTCTTTATATCAAAATGGCATCATAAGTGGTTGTATTGGTTTTCCAGTTTGTAACAGAACCCACATAtcttttttaatcattaatttaaaaaaaaggggcGAATATTTGTTACCTAACCTTACATCAGGCTTATGAAAAGGGACTCGTGACTCGTAAACTGGGCCCGATTTAGATGGCAGTCGTCACTTGACATTCTGCTTCGCTCCTAATAAAAACGTCACAAATCACAAGCTTTAATTTAAGCACACTGAATCTAATTAAGGATACTCCACTCTGGATTTTACTGCTATGAATGTGTCAGATTTTGACATACAGATGTTCTCAGTGGTTCCAGATGCCAAAAATAAGCTGTGATAAAGTCCTTCACCTCACTGCTGAACTGGTACTGGAACATCAGCACTGATATGTGTTGCTTCATGACATATGATAATGCCTAATGTTATGAagatctataaaaaaaaaaaaaaaagtgagtctggagaaaaaaattaaaatgaaaacttgaattattatta
It encodes the following:
- the cdan1 gene encoding codanin-1, whose protein sequence is MAALLESVLLRKVDVDKVVDWLKSVQEGETLSFGEPQLAVQKQEFVPFLLNFLREQSGDALTNGPATPAKTPSRPRPPAQTQGCSDKTSCRSAGSGLGSRSASRVQLFSPATSASPGNESDAVGQSGLSGISAFSSPPWSTGWSPASRPSGSERKHAQKVCLGDYMVSPPELQSSTSSQPHKGRKKSTPVGGQTRHGGGPGGPQSDEAGGRRSARGGGHGRMSEQVSPSTPAHLNFNNLEDFPPVGSSPVSSGTSKPSRRINPTPVSADRPHSKPKTCFTSTPLQTATSPSLGVEPLEGLTAVGSPMSLKEERELLKREKTKLAQQAASLPPSSLDPCTPTKTGTGAESKVTPDPQMTSPEPSKVTFSSDLDVLAELYCTCISENLVPNLFLELFFVMQLLTSRSLHTHNDEDQLSLCSVNSDVLERCYLRQVHNCVYFAVKVLENQFQLVAHLDKCTLRLLAENERVASFSPDLKDRLSQAQSKSTAKLSPSVSTFIHSVPFQPATDNRSNFGSDKAFHTFKKQRDIFYEVLREWEDLHKEPGWNFDAALGTKIRGMMGQLTSAGNHSHFARLFLKQLVQMCKGPRTSTLSVDTTDADLLGMLGADSLGRLKRLEERLIQPHRVVGPCPPPSFPGHQEFFRDFIQTASCCQMNQHLQDSLCQQLLHLDEVSILRPSASVGEGEEEEDGDMEQQDEKQRFSSVLLLARLLAKFLGFISFLPYQTSERPSREIQEASVALRSKSVQVLDVCAVLSNSVRRRRTILTVPWMVEFLSMLDFIGPLLLCYRVALGTLLLLYRRLQLNRHGEMCYLNKLLLVSVLGWLFQIPVIPEDIFFTSEFTALVKDEGSATGSAGLDCIPLVDQQLLYTCCPFLGEFRKLLAAFVSGSAARSGGIIRKITPTSAELKGTPTANRSQQKLQVDLEQAFFHNQPPSLRRTVEFVAERVGSNAVKHIKATLVRELVERGEKMLRDGLQSSNANSSKLNDSICAQLCDVGLEALAKATRFCNEKSPDAIRMLLPVETTPPVLTTSENITQRLAAEKACSWLSANITALIRREWKSRYDRVKKALGSPVAPDSVDADSAVVELVRQGQMNTPRKKQERAMSCPPLCKHNASLPSDVLIEIKELLSIAVGPRTDEELPTGPQLKTLLQRVGNTLECRKFLTALSEQMLQNSTVLLACKLVSGELPVRSSSRCDGVAVDPGAGSEPSVSDVLEQLAELWERSCCSSAPLHQLFTPLTVAAVLKASDTEKKNYLFLVRKLVDKGVLNEEEVESYWRKLTDLTLPAELIENFQLQSQCIKLSLPLAEMQSRLDMLQVSHQTIEGAT